One window from the genome of Malus domestica chromosome 01, GDT2T_hap1 encodes:
- the LOC114825469 gene encoding long chain base biosynthesis protein 1-like — MCYWMRVTHLVCLENLEEVEKLDIITGAMGHALATEGGFCTGSARVTNHQRLSSSGYVFSASLPPYLASAAITAIDILEENPGLITKLKKNIAILWKGLSAIQGLSFASSPES, encoded by the exons ATGTGTTATTGGATGAGAGTAACTCATTTGGTGTGCTTGGAAAATCTGGAAGAG GTTGAAAAATTAGATATTATTACTGGTGCAATGGGACACGCAttagccacagaaggaggattTTGCACTGGAAGTGCTAGAGTCACCAATCACCAA CGATTGAGTAGCTCTGGGTACGTCTTTTCTGCTTCTTTGCCCCCATATCTTGCGAGTGCTGCCATTACTGCCATTGATATCCTCGAGGAAAACCCTGGTCTgataacaaagctgaagaaaaaTATTGCCATATTATGGAAAG GATTGTCAGCTATACAGGGCCTCTCATTCGCTAGCAGTCCAGAATCCTGA